One window from the genome of Anaerococcus sp. Marseille-Q7828 encodes:
- a CDS encoding cysteine desulfurase family protein codes for MIYLDNAATTQISKKSQEARDFAENTYFSNSSSLHSFGMKSEELIDESKKIIEKVINANPNEIYFTKGATEANNIVISSFSGDNSKAITTSIEHSSVFDSFNSYPYKEVIYLKTDRHGYIDLEELNEKIDDKDVKLVSIIYVNNEIGTIQDITAISKILKGKNIILHIDATQALGKIDCDVKKLGVDLMSFSAHKFHGPKGVGGLYVKKNILSKLKPVLFGGRQQVISSGTDNHPAIYAMGVALKEHMENFDRESVKNLNLYMRNEILDNIEDIEINSPDDNFAPHILSVAFKNIKSEVLLHMLEQKEIYVSSGSACSKGNNNRILEALGVDDAYKDGVIRFSFTDTTSKEDIDKTIKVLKNSISEIRKVMI; via the coding sequence ATGATATATTTAGATAATGCAGCTACTACACAAATTTCAAAAAAAAGCCAGGAAGCAAGAGATTTTGCCGAGAATACATATTTTTCAAATTCTTCATCTCTGCATTCTTTTGGCATGAAATCTGAAGAATTGATTGATGAATCAAAGAAAATTATCGAAAAAGTTATTAATGCCAATCCTAACGAAATTTATTTCACCAAGGGAGCCACTGAAGCCAATAATATAGTTATAAGTTCCTTTAGTGGTGATAATTCAAAGGCTATTACAACTTCTATTGAACACTCATCTGTTTTTGATAGCTTTAATTCATATCCTTACAAAGAAGTAATTTATTTAAAAACGGATAGGCATGGCTACATAGATTTGGAAGAATTAAATGAAAAGATAGATGATAAAGATGTCAAACTAGTTTCAATAATCTATGTAAACAATGAAATTGGAACAATCCAAGATATTACTGCCATTAGTAAAATTCTTAAGGGTAAAAATATCATCCTACACATAGACGCAACCCAAGCCTTGGGAAAGATAGATTGCGATGTAAAGAAACTCGGAGTTGACTTAATGAGTTTTTCTGCCCACAAATTCCACGGCCCAAAGGGAGTAGGTGGCCTATATGTTAAGAAAAATATCCTATCAAAATTGAAACCAGTTTTATTTGGTGGTCGTCAACAAGTTATATCTAGTGGGACAGATAACCACCCAGCTATATATGCTATGGGTGTAGCCCTAAAAGAACATATGGAAAATTTTGATAGAGAATCTGTCAAAAATTTAAATCTATATATGAGAAATGAGATTTTAGATAATATCGAAGACATAGAAATTAATTCGCCAGATGATAATTTTGCTCCTCACATACTTTCAGTAGCCTTTAAAAACATAAAATCTGAAGTTTTGCTCCATATGCTAGAGCAAAAAGAGATATATGTTTCAAGTGGATCAGCTTGTTCTAAGGGAAACAATAATAGGATTTTGGAGGCTCTGGGTGTTGATGATGCTTACAAAGATGGTGTAATTAGATTTTCTTTTACAGATACAACTAGCAAGGAAGATATTGATAAGACTATTAAGGTTTTAAAAAATAGTATTAGTGAAATTAGAAAGGTTATGATATGA
- a CDS encoding ribonuclease H-like domain-containing protein — MITYKKLYQPDNIKENEIILDIETTGLDSSCDQLVVLGTIAYEDDKCYIKQYFAEDDHEEKRLLEIYTNLIVDKTIINFNGDIFDIPFLNNRLIANELFPVFPDSYDILKEISSNRKFFVFESMKLIDLEKKIGIFRDDPSRYKVISKLTDDIIKRDKPKPIMIHNENDLIATEKLANIKDYFNDELSTNLANNKITLNSSWINNDIAKFVLTSEKSFANSYFNGPNYELRIEEDKIDINLQVLYGMFDENTRGFVALNIFNIENISRVDVDPNLFVIKENYIFNYKNILNLSKKIIETHL, encoded by the coding sequence ATGATAACTTACAAAAAATTATATCAACCTGATAACATAAAAGAAAACGAAATAATTTTAGATATAGAAACTACAGGATTGGATTCTTCTTGTGATCAACTAGTAGTCTTGGGTACCATTGCCTATGAAGATGACAAGTGTTACATAAAACAATACTTTGCTGAAGATGACCATGAGGAAAAAAGATTATTAGAAATATATACTAATTTAATAGTTGATAAGACTATAATTAATTTTAATGGAGATATATTTGATATTCCTTTTTTGAACAACAGACTCATAGCAAATGAACTATTTCCAGTATTTCCAGATTCCTACGATATACTCAAAGAGATTTCATCAAATCGAAAATTCTTTGTGTTTGAATCTATGAAGCTAATAGATCTAGAAAAAAAGATAGGCATATTTAGAGATGATCCAAGTAGGTATAAGGTTATAAGCAAGCTTACAGATGACATAATAAAAAGAGATAAACCAAAGCCTATAATGATTCATAATGAAAATGATCTAATTGCAACTGAAAAACTTGCAAATATAAAAGATTACTTTAATGATGAACTTTCTACAAACTTAGCAAATAATAAAATCACCTTAAATTCTTCCTGGATTAATAATGATATTGCCAAATTTGTACTCACTTCAGAAAAATCTTTTGCAAATTCTTATTTTAACGGTCCTAACTATGAGCTTAGAATTGAAGAGGATAAGATAGATATAAACTTACAAGTTCTTTACGGGATGTTTGATGAAAACACCAGAGGATTTGTTGCATTAAATATTTTTAATATAGAAAATATTAGTAGAGTAGATGTGGATCCAAATCTTTTTGTTATTAAGGAAAACTATATTTTTAATTACAAAAACATACTAAATTTAAGCAAAAAAATAATAGAGACCCATTTATAG
- a CDS encoding uracil-DNA glycosylase, whose amino-acid sequence MSVFIGNDWDLLLAAEREKTYYQNLRRQLIKEYRNYTVYPDMYDIFNALKSVAYEDCKVLILGQDPYHGKGQAHGYAFSVKKGVRTPPSLLNIYKEMHEDIGTYIPDNGYLKKWADQGVLLLNTSLTVRAGEPNSHEKLGWEILTDRIIKLLNDREKPIVFILWGRNAQSKEPFITNPKHLIIKSPHPSPFSASRGFFGSKPFSRTNNFLKSMGQEPIDWQIENL is encoded by the coding sequence ATGAGTGTATTTATTGGCAATGATTGGGACCTGCTATTAGCGGCTGAACGGGAAAAAACTTACTATCAAAATTTGAGAAGACAACTTATAAAAGAGTACAGAAACTATACCGTTTATCCTGATATGTATGACATTTTTAATGCATTAAAATCTGTAGCTTATGAGGACTGTAAGGTTTTAATCCTAGGCCAGGATCCCTACCATGGTAAAGGACAAGCTCATGGCTATGCTTTTTCTGTCAAAAAAGGTGTAAGGACACCACCATCTCTTTTAAATATTTATAAAGAAATGCACGAAGACATAGGAACTTACATTCCTGATAATGGTTACCTTAAAAAATGGGCAGACCAAGGAGTTCTACTACTAAATACATCTTTAACAGTAAGAGCAGGTGAGCCTAATTCACACGAAAAACTAGGCTGGGAGATACTTACAGATAGGATAATCAAATTATTAAATGATAGAGAAAAACCAATAGTTTTCATACTTTGGGGACGAAATGCTCAAAGCAAAGAACCATTTATTACTAATCCCAAGCATTTAATAATAAAATCACCTCATCCATCACCATTTTCGGCATCAAGGGGATTTTTTGGATCAAAGCCATTTTCAAGAACAAATAATTTCTTAAAATCTATGGGTCAAGAACCTATAGATTGGCAAATAGAGAACCTATAA
- the lspA gene encoding signal peptidase II: MIYILIIIVGIVLDRVSKNYAINNFIENPHQGKLLNLTYLENRGAAFGILQDNRIFFILLTIVIVAGLIFYFIKNYKTNPQILNIALAFVISGAIGNFYDRLIQGYVVDFLEFAFVKFPVFNVADIFVTVGSFLIIIYLLFFEESKN, from the coding sequence ATGATATATATTTTAATAATAATTGTAGGAATAGTACTAGATAGAGTAAGCAAAAATTATGCTATAAATAATTTTATAGAAAATCCTCACCAAGGCAAGCTTTTAAACCTTACATACTTGGAAAATAGGGGGGCTGCTTTTGGTATATTACAGGATAATAGAATATTTTTTATTCTATTAACTATTGTTATTGTAGCCGGATTAATTTTTTATTTTATAAAAAATTATAAAACAAATCCTCAAATTCTAAATATAGCTCTTGCCTTTGTAATATCAGGAGCCATAGGTAATTTTTATGACAGACTCATCCAAGGATATGTTGTCGATTTCTTAGAATTTGCCTTTGTTAAATTCCCTGTATTTAATGTAGCGGATATATTTGTTACTGTTGGAAGTTTTTTAATTATTATCTACCTATTGTTTTTTGAAGAAAGTAAGAACTAA
- a CDS encoding YlmH/Sll1252 family protein encodes MSLEFNLDFITDKAKKSNIKKALAILERSYYKNIEESSFFLDPYEQDVIRSIAIKNGIDISFIGGNDLAERKIFVANYYYLPLVEENYISILRFKQNSLRHPDVLGALMSLDVDRTKVGDIVIADDFCEFAILKDKANFVKYNLTKIKREGIDIEIKNQAQLDIIEDEFDQFSGFVSSLRLDNLISMFLNRSRSKAKDIINNKNVKVNYELIDDPGKTIDEGAMISIRKEGRFIFDEITGSSKKGNLHINYRKLK; translated from the coding sequence ATGAGCTTAGAATTTAATTTAGACTTTATAACAGACAAAGCAAAGAAAAGTAACATAAAAAAAGCCTTAGCAATCCTTGAAAGATCCTATTATAAGAACATAGAAGAATCAAGTTTTTTCTTAGATCCATATGAGCAAGATGTCATAAGATCAATCGCCATAAAAAATGGAATAGATATAAGTTTTATTGGCGGTAACGACCTTGCCGAAAGAAAAATATTTGTAGCAAATTATTACTATTTACCATTAGTAGAAGAAAACTACATATCTATACTAAGATTTAAGCAAAACTCCCTAAGGCATCCGGATGTTCTAGGAGCCTTGATGAGTCTTGATGTAGATAGGACTAAGGTGGGAGATATAGTAATTGCTGATGATTTTTGTGAGTTTGCTATCTTAAAAGATAAGGCAAATTTTGTAAAATATAATCTCACGAAAATAAAAAGAGAAGGAATAGATATAGAAATAAAAAATCAAGCACAGCTAGATATTATAGAAGATGAGTTTGATCAATTTAGTGGTTTTGTATCTTCTCTTAGACTAGATAATCTTATTTCCATGTTTTTAAACAGGTCAAGGTCAAAGGCTAAAGATATAATAAATAATAAAAATGTAAAAGTTAATTATGAACTTATCGATGATCCTGGTAAAACTATCGATGAAGGAGCTATGATTTCTATAAGAAAAGAAGGTAGATTCATATTTGATGAGATTACTGGATCAAGCAAAAAAGGTAACTTACATATTAACTATAGGAAGTTGAAATGA
- a CDS encoding cell division protein SepF: protein MFDKFKEFIGIDDNYDDYDEDQAYYEDEEKEDLTSRESYASLLDDNQSSFESNTKTYESEYSGSSSDSYNYSSDYLDSSYSSTDYKPASSRYQRPSKRGDRVGSMTDNNFTSRSSLRISIQEPLDYEQDAPSVINDIINKKVVVLNLEMVDADMRRRIFDFVSGAVYALDGTVEKVTKGIFVITPNGVEIDNTVTEQISEGNYNQL from the coding sequence ATGTTTGACAAGTTTAAAGAATTTATTGGTATAGACGATAACTATGATGATTACGATGAGGATCAAGCTTATTACGAAGATGAGGAAAAAGAAGATTTAACAAGTAGGGAAAGCTATGCAAGCTTATTAGATGATAATCAATCATCTTTTGAAAGCAATACAAAGACCTATGAAAGTGAATATAGTGGATCATCAAGTGATTCATATAATTATTCTTCAGATTACCTTGATAGTAGCTACTCATCAACTGATTACAAACCAGCAAGTAGCCGTTACCAAAGACCATCAAAAAGAGGAGATAGAGTAGGAAGTATGACAGACAATAATTTTACTAGCAGATCATCTTTAAGAATCAGTATTCAAGAACCACTTGATTACGAACAAGATGCTCCAAGTGTAATAAATGACATTATTAACAAGAAAGTAGTTGTTCTAAATCTAGAAATGGTAGATGCAGATATGAGAAGAAGGATCTTTGACTTTGTATCTGGAGCTGTATATGCCCTAGATGGAACTGTAGAAAAAGTAACCAAAGGAATATTTGTAATAACACCAAATGGTGTTGAGATAGACAACACAGTCACAGAACAAATATCTGAAGGAAACTACAACCAATTATAG
- a CDS encoding NAD(P)H-dependent glycerol-3-phosphate dehydrogenase, which yields MEISILGAGSWATAIAHVLSTKYDVLLYARNIDDVESINQNHVNRKYLSDFKLAENIRATNNLEDIFSNRFIVNAIPTQSTRSVLEKLKQYVSEDNVFINLSKGLELKTHFRLSEIFYDILGKNITYAVLSGPTHAEEVILEMPTAIVCACEDENVAKEIQEIFNTDFFRVYRSTDVIGVELGGAIKNTLALGIGIVSGLGYGDNTKAAIMTRGIHEMSRFTESFGAHQQTINGLAGIGDLIVTATSMHSRNNRAGILLGKGLSIEEVNNEINMVVEGIPTTRAIYELASEKNIELPITKEIYEILYKNKSADESISDLMGRNLKSEFI from the coding sequence ATGGAAATTTCAATCTTGGGTGCAGGATCTTGGGCTACAGCTATAGCTCATGTACTCTCAACAAAATATGATGTCCTTCTATATGCTAGAAACATAGACGATGTTGAAAGCATCAATCAAAACCATGTAAACAGAAAATACTTAAGTGATTTTAAACTAGCAGAAAATATTAGAGCTACAAATAATTTGGAAGATATATTTTCCAATAGATTTATTGTTAATGCAATACCTACCCAAAGTACTAGAAGTGTTCTAGAAAAGCTAAAGCAATATGTAAGTGAAGACAATGTATTTATTAATTTATCCAAAGGACTAGAGCTTAAGACTCATTTTCGCCTGTCTGAGATATTTTATGATATCCTAGGGAAAAATATTACCTACGCTGTATTAAGTGGTCCAACTCATGCTGAAGAAGTCATACTAGAAATGCCTACAGCCATAGTTTGTGCTTGCGAAGATGAAAATGTAGCTAAAGAAATCCAAGAAATCTTCAATACAGACTTCTTTAGGGTATACAGATCAACAGATGTCATAGGAGTTGAACTAGGTGGAGCAATTAAAAACACTCTTGCCTTAGGTATAGGTATAGTTTCTGGCCTTGGTTATGGTGATAATACAAAGGCTGCTATAATGACTAGGGGAATCCATGAGATGAGTAGATTTACCGAATCTTTTGGTGCACACCAGCAAACTATAAATGGTCTTGCGGGAATTGGAGATCTTATTGTAACTGCAACAAGTATGCATTCCAGAAACAATAGGGCAGGTATTCTATTAGGTAAGGGTCTTAGCATAGAAGAAGTTAATAATGAAATAAATATGGTAGTTGAAGGTATACCTACTACTAGGGCAATCTATGAATTGGCAAGTGAGAAAAATATTGAACTACCAATAACAAAAGAAATTTATGAAATTCTTTACAAAAATAAATCAGCTGATGAATCAATTAGCGATTTAATGGGTAGAAATTTAAAAAGTGAATTCATATAA
- the plsY gene encoding glycerol-3-phosphate 1-O-acyltransferase PlsY, whose amino-acid sequence MIFLVGLIAYLLGSIPNGYIIGKYFHKSDIRTLGSGNVGSTNVLRNYGKKPAIITLILDMLKGYLAVFIGGKLAGYDGMCVGFLLVVIGHMYSVFLKFKAGKGVATSAGAMLFVNPMILIIGLIVFILTVVISKMVSLGSILGAISVMVLAYINYYPSKLFWTLILVCLLIIYKHKSNIKRIINREESKIR is encoded by the coding sequence ATGATTTTCCTAGTTGGCTTAATAGCATATCTTTTGGGTTCTATACCAAATGGCTATATAATTGGTAAGTATTTTCACAAATCAGACATTAGAACCCTAGGTTCAGGTAATGTGGGATCTACAAATGTTTTAAGAAACTATGGCAAGAAACCAGCAATAATTACACTAATACTTGATATGCTAAAAGGTTATTTAGCAGTTTTTATTGGTGGGAAATTAGCTGGTTATGATGGTATGTGTGTAGGATTTCTCCTAGTAGTTATAGGCCACATGTACAGTGTATTTCTTAAATTTAAAGCTGGTAAAGGCGTGGCTACCTCTGCAGGTGCAATGTTATTTGTAAATCCAATGATTCTAATCATTGGGCTAATAGTATTTATATTGACTGTTGTAATAAGTAAGATGGTTTCACTTGGATCAATACTTGGAGCCATTAGCGTTATGGTACTAGCTTACATCAACTATTACCCAAGTAAGCTTTTCTGGACTTTAATACTTGTATGTTTGTTAATTATTTATAAACACAAGTCAAATATTAAGAGAATTATTAATAGAGAGGAATCAAAGATAAGGTAA
- the der gene encoding ribosome biogenesis GTPase Der: protein MAMPIVTLVGRTNVGKSTLFNRLVGKRKSITEDISGVTRDRIVDRVEWQGNEFTLVDTGGLDISNKEMMNQEIKSQVEKALLETDLILFVVDGRFGLSPYDKEIADVIRRYNKPIIIVANKIDGQKVPDDIYDFYTFGFDDLAIISAEQSKGLGDLLDLIVDHIDFSSFEAIEDETRIAIIGKPNAGKSSLVNLLLDEDRMIVTNVAGTTRDAVDSYWSYNDHNYVLIDTAGLRKKSKVRENIEFYANQRTFDAVDSADICIFLIDATVGVTEQDTKIAGYAHNNRKAMIIVVNKWDLVDKDTNTMRQMEADIRKSLSFASYAPVVFVSVLKIQRIDNLLDMIEVVDNNYNTRISTGVLNTILQDAIMLNQPPQDKGKRLKIFYMSQVDVAPPKFMLSINDRDLMHFSYMRYLENQIRSNYNLTGVPFSFILKERGSDK from the coding sequence ATGGCTATGCCAATAGTAACATTAGTTGGAAGAACTAATGTAGGAAAAAGTACACTTTTTAATAGACTTGTCGGCAAAAGAAAATCCATCACTGAAGATATTAGTGGTGTAACTAGAGACCGTATTGTAGATAGGGTCGAATGGCAAGGAAATGAATTTACCCTAGTGGATACTGGTGGTCTTGATATTTCAAATAAAGAAATGATGAATCAAGAGATTAAATCACAAGTTGAAAAAGCCTTACTCGAAACTGATCTAATATTGTTCGTAGTTGATGGTAGATTTGGCCTAAGTCCATATGATAAAGAAATTGCTGATGTTATTAGAAGATATAACAAACCAATCATAATTGTTGCAAACAAAATAGACGGTCAAAAAGTACCTGATGATATTTATGATTTCTATACATTTGGTTTTGACGATTTGGCTATCATTTCTGCAGAACAATCAAAGGGTCTTGGTGATTTGCTAGATCTTATAGTTGATCATATTGATTTTTCATCTTTTGAAGCAATAGAAGATGAAACAAGGATAGCTATTATAGGAAAACCAAATGCTGGCAAATCTTCCTTGGTTAATCTTTTGCTTGATGAAGACAGGATGATTGTAACTAATGTAGCTGGTACTACAAGAGATGCTGTTGATTCCTATTGGTCTTACAATGATCACAACTATGTATTAATCGATACGGCAGGTCTGAGAAAAAAAAGCAAAGTTAGAGAAAACATAGAGTTTTATGCCAATCAAAGAACATTTGATGCTGTAGATAGCGCTGATATATGTATATTTCTTATAGATGCAACTGTAGGTGTTACAGAACAAGATACAAAAATAGCAGGATATGCTCACAATAATAGAAAAGCTATGATAATTGTAGTTAATAAATGGGATTTAGTAGATAAAGATACTAATACCATGAGGCAGATGGAAGCAGATATTAGAAAATCATTATCATTTGCTTCATATGCACCAGTAGTCTTTGTATCAGTACTCAAAATTCAAAGAATAGACAACTTATTGGATATGATTGAAGTAGTTGACAACAACTACAATACTAGAATTAGTACAGGCGTCTTAAATACAATTTTACAAGATGCAATAATGCTAAACCAACCACCTCAAGATAAGGGTAAGAGATTGAAAATATTTTATATGTCTCAAGTAGATGTGGCACCTCCAAAATTTATGTTATCTATAAACGATAGAGATTTGATGCATTTTTCTTATATGAGATATTTAGAAAATCAAATAAGAAGTAATTATAATCTGACAGGGGTACCATTTAGCTTCATATTAAAAGAGAGAGGATCTGACAAATGA
- the glyA gene encoding serine hydroxymethyltransferase — MDYELIKEFDPKAYQALTKEVQRQEENIELIASENYVSKEILEACGSVLTNKYAEGLPDKRYYGGCENIDVIEQLAIDRAKELFGADHANVQAHSGANANIAAYFALINPGDKVLAMDLTEGGHLTHGSAVNFSGKLYDFHHYGVDHQTGRIDYDKVLEKAKEVKPKLIVCGASAYPREIDFKKFREIADEVGALLMADVAHIAGLVVAGEHMDPIPYCDVVTSTTHKTLRGPRSGIILCKKEYAKAIDKAVFPGLQGGPLEHIILAKALGFKQNLDPSWKDYAKQIKRNAKAMEEAFRDHDFKMISDGTDNHLLLLDLTNKDITGKDAQNLLDKVCITTNKNTIPNEKLSPMVTSGLRVGTAAITTRGMKEDQARKIVELIARTLERKDSIENIRKEVLDLTAQFPVYRS; from the coding sequence ATGGACTATGAACTTATAAAAGAATTCGACCCTAAGGCCTATCAAGCACTGACAAAGGAAGTTCAAAGGCAAGAAGAAAACATAGAACTAATTGCCTCAGAAAACTATGTCAGCAAGGAAATTCTTGAGGCTTGTGGCTCAGTACTTACAAACAAATATGCAGAAGGTCTACCAGATAAAAGATACTATGGGGGTTGTGAAAATATCGATGTTATCGAACAACTAGCTATAGATCGAGCTAAAGAATTATTTGGGGCAGACCATGCCAATGTACAAGCTCACTCTGGTGCAAATGCTAATATTGCAGCATATTTTGCACTTATAAATCCTGGAGATAAGGTTTTGGCTATGGATTTGACAGAAGGTGGACACTTAACTCATGGTTCAGCCGTCAACTTTTCTGGTAAATTATACGACTTTCATCACTATGGAGTAGACCATCAAACAGGAAGAATAGATTACGATAAAGTATTAGAAAAAGCAAAAGAAGTTAAGCCAAAACTTATAGTATGTGGTGCAAGTGCCTATCCACGCGAAATTGACTTTAAAAAGTTTAGGGAAATAGCGGATGAAGTAGGTGCCTTATTAATGGCTGATGTTGCTCATATAGCTGGCCTTGTAGTAGCTGGAGAACATATGGATCCGATTCCATATTGTGATGTGGTTACTTCTACTACTCACAAAACACTTAGGGGACCAAGATCGGGAATTATCCTATGCAAAAAAGAATATGCTAAGGCAATTGATAAGGCAGTTTTTCCTGGTCTTCAAGGCGGACCTCTTGAACACATCATCTTGGCAAAAGCTCTAGGATTTAAGCAAAATCTTGATCCATCATGGAAAGATTATGCTAAGCAAATCAAGAGAAATGCAAAAGCTATGGAAGAAGCTTTTAGAGACCATGATTTCAAAATGATTTCTGACGGTACTGACAACCACTTATTGCTTTTAGATTTGACAAACAAAGATATTACAGGAAAAGATGCGCAAAATCTTCTTGATAAAGTATGTATAACTACAAACAAAAATACTATCCCAAATGAGAAGCTTTCACCTATGGTAACAAGCGGTCTAAGGGTAGGTACAGCTGCCATTACAACTAGGGGTATGAAAGAAGATCAAGCAAGGAAAATTGTAGAGTTAATCGCTAGAACACTTGAAAGAAAAGATAGTATCGAAAATATAAGGAAAGAAGTTCTCGATCTAACAGCACAATTTCCTGTTTATAGGAGTTAA
- a CDS encoding SoxR reducing system RseC family protein, whose translation MATMIKEGTVLENNNGNLTVSIARNEACGACAAKGSCGQKSETIIEIFSADDIKKGDRILIESKSSDITKYSMYVYILPVILMILGALLPNLLLKDKGLDLNLLTLLSIVIFMALSFFIVKCIDRKIKDDNVMKVRKI comes from the coding sequence ATGGCGACAATGATTAAAGAAGGCACTGTCCTTGAAAATAACAATGGTAACCTTACTGTAAGTATTGCTAGAAATGAAGCCTGCGGAGCATGTGCTGCCAAAGGCTCATGTGGCCAAAAATCTGAAACTATAATAGAGATATTTTCTGCTGATGATATCAAAAAAGGAGATAGAATTCTTATTGAAAGCAAGTCTTCAGATATAACTAAGTATTCTATGTATGTTTATATTTTGCCAGTTATTTTGATGATATTAGGAGCACTATTACCTAATCTATTATTGAAAGATAAAGGATTGGATTTAAACTTATTGACACTTTTATCAATTGTCATATTTATGGCTTTATCATTTTTCATAGTTAAATGCATAGATAGAAAAATAAAAGACGATAATGTTATGAAAGTGAGGAAAATATAA